CGGCCACGTCGTCGCTGAGGTAGTCGCGCACGGCGCGAGAGGCCAGGTCCGGCTCCTTGTAGATCAGGCAGGGGGCCGATTCCTCGGTGCCCTTCTTGCGGATGTCCTTCCACAGGCGCTTCAGGAATTGCAGGTCGCGTTGCAGGGTGGTCTTGCTGGTGCCCGCGCTTACGGTGCGCACGATGACGCCAAGGCCGGGGCCGGGGTTCAGGCCTTCCAGCATCTCGCGCAGGCGGCCGCGTTCCTCGTCGTCCTCGACCTTGCGGGAAACGCCGATCTGCTCGCGACCGGGGGTGAGCACCAGGAAACGGCCCGGCATGGACAGGTAGGTGGTCAGGAACGCGCCCTTGCTGCCGGTGGGTTCCTTCACCACCTGCACCAGCACCTCCTGCCCGGCCTTCAGCACCTTCTGCATCAGCGGGTACTTCTTGCCCTTGGTGGCGTCGTGCGGGGTGTTGTAATATTCGGGGTGCACCTCGTCGATCTGGAGAAAGCCGTTCTTGTCGGCCCCGTAGTTGACGAAGGCAGCCTGGAGGTTGGTGTCGACGTTGTTGATGATGCCGCGGTAGATGTTGCCCTTGGTCTTGGCCTGGTGGACCATCTCCACGTAGTATTCCTTGACCTGGTTCTCTTTCGCGCCTTCCTCGGCAAGGGCGACTTCCACCTGCTCGCCGGGCAGCACGCTGATGAACATCCTCAGCTTGCTCTTTTTCGTTGTCATGCAGTCCTCTGCGGAAAAAAGTGTAAAATTTCAAAAAATTTGCAACACGTTGCCGTGCCTGCGGCGCGTCCGTGCGGATTCCCGGGGGATTCCGCGCGGGGTGCGCAGCGCAACCGGAGCGGTGCGGACGCGGGGTGCGCGTCTCTTCCCGGAGCCGGGCGGGACTGGTCTGAACCGGGCGCGCGTCGGCGCGCATCGGTGCGTCCCGCTTTTTCCGGGTCGGGCGTTGTGTTGCCCGTGCACTTCCGGTGCGGCGGAATGCCGTTCTGCGGCATTCCCTGCGGTGGCCCGTCTTGCGACACCCCCGGTCGGGGGTATCCCGGACGGGGGCCCCCAGACAGGGGCGGGGCCGTTGCGTCGCCGCGACAGCGGCCGCCCGGCGCTACCCGTTGCGGGGTGAGCGCCCGGCGTGGAAAATTTCGCCATCCGTATCGCGCGGCAGGGCCGTTTCGGCCACGGGGGCGCATGCGCCCCGCGCCGTCAGCCCGTCCAGCGCCTTCCGCACCGCGTCCAGCGGGGCCCCCAGGGCCTTCGCCAGTTGCGGCGCGGTCTGCGGCCTGCGCGTTACGGAGCGCAGCACCGCCTCTTGCAGGGCCTCCGTGTCCATGGTCAGGGAGACGTGGGGCACGGGGGCTTGCGCGTTCGTCGCATTCGCCGCACGGCGGGAACCGTCATCCGGTGTCGTCGCCGTGGGGCCGTGGCCAGCCGGTGCCGTTGGCGGGCACCCGGCTGCCGTGTTCAGTTCGTCGCTCCAGCGGGCCAGCACGTCCCTGTCCACGGGCAGGGCGCGCGGGCTTGCGCCCGGTCGCGACAGGGTGGTCACGTCCACCCGGTGGGGGGCCAGTTGGCGCACGTAGTCACGCAACAGGGCGAGGTTTTCCGCCGTGTCGTTGATGCCGCGCGCAAGCAGCACCTCCAGGTAAATCCGCCCGCCGAACCCGCGCGCGAACCCCAGCAGGCCGTCAGCCACGCCGCGCGCGGTCACGCCCTTGCACGGGCGGTTCAGCACGCGGAATTCCGATTCGACCAGCGAATCCAGCGAGGGCAGCGCCACGTCCGCCCCGGCAAGGTCGGCGCGCACGTCGTCCCGGTGGAGCAGGGTGGAGTTGGTCAGCACCGCCACGGGCACACCGGGCAGGATGTCCCGGCAGCCCGCGATGATGCGGGCAAGGTCGCTGTTCAGGCAGGGTTCGCCTGAGCCGCCCAGCGTCACATGGTCAAGCCGGACGGAAGCCGGTGACGCGGAAGGCGTCCGGCAATCCGGCGTGGCGCCATGCTTCGCCGCCTCGGCGTCGCGCCAGCGGGCCAGTTCGTCCAGCAGCACGGAGGCCGGGACATAGGGAGCCCGCTCGCAGGTGTGCACGTCGGTCGCGCCCACCTCGCAGTACAGACAGTCCATGGAACACACCCGCCCGCCAAGCAGGTCGAGGCCGAGCGAACGACCAAGGCGGCCTGAGACCACCGGACCGAACACGTGGGCAAGGGGCATGCTGTCCAGAAAAACGTCCTTGTGCGAGAATGCGTGCGGATGCCGGATGCACGGCGCGGCATGGGCCGCACCTTTCACCGTGGGGTGCATCAAAACGGGTTTTCAGGAAAAAAGCAAGCGGGGGCGGGAAACCGGTGGGGTTCTCTGACCTTTTTGCAGCGCCCCGGCTGTGGCGCAGGGGCAGGAAAGCGCACTAGCACGGGCGTGTCCGGCCGTCCATTGTAATGTTGCAGGTCCCGGCGGCGTCTGCGCACGGCCCTGCATCGCGGGGGTGGGCCAGCCGCTGGGCCCGGGTACACGTGCGGAGCCGCGCGGTGCGGCCCCCTTGTCCCGGACGGTGCCCCACTCGCCCCGTGGCGTGCCCAGGCCCGCCCATTCGCCAATTCGGCCAGTCCGGCCAGTTCGGCCAACCCCGCCCGTTCGCCAATTCGGCCAGCCGCGCCGCTTCTTGACACCGCCCCCCTGTCCCGGTAGGCCCTTCGTTCCATAGGGCCGGGACCGGGTCTGCCATTGGCGGCGGGCACGGCCCCGGGCGCGCGCACGGCGCGCGCCGCCCGGCTTTGCGCGTGCGGGCCGGTTGCCGCAGAACCCTCAGGAGGAATTCCCATGCCCGCATACGGAGATCTGGTCATTCTGCAAAGCCCGCGCGGCAAGCGCTACCTGCGCCGCGTCGAAGAGGGCAACGACCTGCACTGCCAGGAAGGCGTGCTGCCCATGGCCGATCTGGCCGCCGCCGAGTACGGCACCGAAATCCGCACCCGGCAGGGCGTGCCCTTTCGCGTGCAGCGCCCCACCATCACCGACCTGGTCAAGGGCGTGAAGCGCCAGACCCAGATCATCTATCCCAAGGATATCGCCTATATCTGCATGCGCCTTGGCGTGGGTCCGGGCCGCACCATCATCGAGGCTGGCTCCGGCTCCGGCAGCCTGACCGTGGCGCTTTCGTGGTTTTCCGGCCCCACGGGCCGCGTCTGCACCTACGAGGCGCGCGAGGAATTCTACAAGCTCTGCCGCCGCAACCTCGACTGGGCAGGCGTGGGCCAGAACGTCACCCAGTTCAACCGCGACATCATTGACGGCTTCGAGCAGACCGACGCCGACGCCCTGTTCCTGGATGTGCGCACCCCGTGGGACTACCTGCACCACGTGGTCCGCGCCGTGAAGCCGGGCGCCGCCCTGGGCTTCCTTGTGCCCACCGTGGACCAGGTGTCCAAGCTGCTGCACGGCATGGAAACCGGGCCCTTCGACGACATCGAGGTCTGCGAGATCCTGATCCGCCGCTGGAAGCCCGTGGCCGACCGCCTGCGCCCCGAAGACCGCATGATCGCCCACACCGGGTTCCTCATCTTTGCCCGGCATCAGGAACGCTCCGAGGAATGGGATTCGTTCCGCACCTTGGGCACCCGCGAACGCAAGCAGGAAGCCGCCCGCCAGGAACGCCTGGCCGCCGCGCGCGGCAATGCGGACGCCGTTGCCAGCGATGACGCCGGGTTTGAAGAATAACATCAGGCTATAACGGGGGAGGGGCACCCTTTGGAAAGGGTGGCCCCTCCCTCGTACCCCCGCTTTGCTGTCGCCATCCGTAAGGTTCGTGCAAGCGCTCACCTAACGGATGCCGCTCCCCTCCTAAACTTTTTAGTTGGGTGGTGATTTGCGCAGGCTGGCATGTGTTGCTATCTGCATGTCACCCCAATTGAAAAGCTTTGAAGGGATGGAGGGGGGTGCGGGGGGAGGAAGGGGAACTTTCCCGAAAGTTCCCCTTCCTCCCCCCGCATGATCTTCTTCATGTTCAATTATTCTACTTCGGAAGCGTCATGAACTTCACCATCCAGAGTCTCAGCAAGTCCTACAACGGTCAGGATATCCTGTCCGATTTCTCGCTCGAGGTGCAGTCGGGCGTGCGGCTGTGCGTGTGCGGCCCCAACGGGTGCGGCAAGTCCACGTTGCTGCGCATCATTGCGGGCGTGGAATCTGCGGACAGCGGCAAGGTGCTGCTGCCCAAGGGCTGCCGGTTGGGCTACGTGCAGCAGGAACTGGGCGACGACGTGCTGGACCGTCCGCTGCTGGACTGGGTGCTGGACGTGCTGCCTGCGTGGCACGACTTCTGGGCGGAGTGGGAGGCGGCGACGCATGCCGGGGACGAGGCGGCCATCCGGCGGCTGGGCGTGAAGCAGGCGGAACTGGAGCAGGTGTACGGGTACAACCCGGAACACCGGGCGCGGGCGGTGCTTTCGGGCCTGGGGTTTGCGGAGCGCAAGTGGAGTTTGCCCATCCGCAAGCTGTCGGGCGGCTGGCGCGAGCGCGCCAAGCTGGCCCGCGTGCTGACGGCGGGCGTGGACGTGCTGCTGCTGGACGAACCCACCAACCACCTGGACCTGGAAGCCGTGGAATGGCTGGAAGCCTTCCTGATGGACTACAAGGGCGCGCTGGTGTTCGTGGCGCACGACCGGGTGTTCATGGACAAGGTGGGCACGCACGTCCTGTACCTGGGGGCCAGCAAACCCCTGTACCGGCGCGGCACGTTCAGCCAGTTCGTGGCCCTGCAGGAAGAGGTGGAGGGCCAGCGCGAGCGCGAGGCCCAGCGCCTGCAGGAAGAGATAGCCCGCAAGATGGATTTCGTGCGGCGGTTCCGGGCCAAGGCCACCAAGGCGCGGCAGGCCGGTTCGCGCCAGAAGATGGCCAAGAAGCTGGAAAAGGAACTGGAAAACTACAGGCCGGAGCAGAAGCGGCGCGAGCTGGAATTTTCGTGGCCGGAACCGGCGCGGGCGGAAAAGACCATCCTCAGCGTGGTGGACCTGGAATACGCCTTTCCGGACGGCACGGGGCTGTGGCCCGGCCTGACCTTCAATATCTATCGGGGCCAGAAGATCGCGCTGGCCGGTCCCAACGGGTGCGGCAAGTCCACGCTGCTCAAGGTGATCGGCGGCAGGCTGGAAAAGAGCGGCGGCACGGTGGTCATGGGCACGCTGGTGCGCATGGGCTTCTTCAGCCAGCACCAGTTGGAGACACTGAACCCTTCGGGCACGGTGCTCAGCGAAATCCGCCGCCTGTCCGACCCGCGCACCACGGAAGAAGAGCTGATGAGCGTGCTCGGGCTGTTCCTGCTGGGGCAAAGCTACTTCGATCGCGTGGTGGGCGAGCTTTCCGGCGGCGAAAAGAGCCGCCTGATCCTGGCCACGCTGTTCCTGGCCCGGTGCAACTTCCTGGTGCTGGACGAACCCACCAACCATCTGGACCTGGAAAGCCGCGAGGCGCTGGTGGAGGCGTTGCAGAGCTACGAAGGCACCATCCTGATGGTGGCCCACGACCGGCACCTGCTGTCCAGCGTGGCCGACGAGATATGGGCGCTGTCGCCCGGCGGCATCACGGTGTACGAGGGCGGGTTCGAGGAATACGACGCGGCGCGCCGCCAGCAGGGCGACACCGGCAGTCTGGCGTCCGGCGCGGGCGAGCCCCGGCGCGAGACGGCATCCCTTTCGCGCGACGACATGAAGCGCATCAAGCGCGAGCAGGCCGAACAGCGCAACGCCCTGTACAAGGAACTGAAGCCCCGGCAGGACGCCTACGCCAAGCTGGAAAAGCAGCTGGAAACGTCGCTGGCCGAACAGGCCGAGGTGGAACAGACCCTGGCCGACCCGGCGGTGTACGCCGATTCCGTCCGGACCACGGAACTGCTGAAACGCTTTGGCGAATTGCAGCGGGAGGGCGAGGAACTGTTCGAAAAGATGAGCGAACTGGAAGCGGTGATCGCGGACCTTGAGACGCGGCGGGCGGCGCTGACCGTGGAAGGGGTCTGAGATGGGCGCGGAGCCGTCCATGGCGGCAGGCTGCATCCCCGCAGAGGGTGCGGACACCCCCGCGACCGGTCCCGCGTCGGACCCCACG
This genomic window from Nitratidesulfovibrio sp. SRB-5 contains:
- a CDS encoding radical SAM protein; this translates as MPLAHVFGPVVSGRLGRSLGLDLLGGRVCSMDCLYCEVGATDVHTCERAPYVPASVLLDELARWRDAEAAKHGATPDCRTPSASPASVRLDHVTLGGSGEPCLNSDLARIIAGCRDILPGVPVAVLTNSTLLHRDDVRADLAGADVALPSLDSLVESEFRVLNRPCKGVTARGVADGLLGFARGFGGRIYLEVLLARGINDTAENLALLRDYVRQLAPHRVDVTTLSRPGASPRALPVDRDVLARWSDELNTAAGCPPTAPAGHGPTATTPDDGSRRAANATNAQAPVPHVSLTMDTEALQEAVLRSVTRRPQTAPQLAKALGAPLDAVRKALDGLTARGACAPVAETALPRDTDGEIFHAGRSPRNG
- a CDS encoding tRNA (adenine-N1)-methyltransferase: MPAYGDLVILQSPRGKRYLRRVEEGNDLHCQEGVLPMADLAAAEYGTEIRTRQGVPFRVQRPTITDLVKGVKRQTQIIYPKDIAYICMRLGVGPGRTIIEAGSGSGSLTVALSWFSGPTGRVCTYEAREEFYKLCRRNLDWAGVGQNVTQFNRDIIDGFEQTDADALFLDVRTPWDYLHHVVRAVKPGAALGFLVPTVDQVSKLLHGMETGPFDDIEVCEILIRRWKPVADRLRPEDRMIAHTGFLIFARHQERSEEWDSFRTLGTRERKQEAARQERLAAARGNADAVASDDAGFEE
- the abc-f gene encoding ribosomal protection-like ABC-F family protein; translated protein: MNFTIQSLSKSYNGQDILSDFSLEVQSGVRLCVCGPNGCGKSTLLRIIAGVESADSGKVLLPKGCRLGYVQQELGDDVLDRPLLDWVLDVLPAWHDFWAEWEAATHAGDEAAIRRLGVKQAELEQVYGYNPEHRARAVLSGLGFAERKWSLPIRKLSGGWRERAKLARVLTAGVDVLLLDEPTNHLDLEAVEWLEAFLMDYKGALVFVAHDRVFMDKVGTHVLYLGASKPLYRRGTFSQFVALQEEVEGQREREAQRLQEEIARKMDFVRRFRAKATKARQAGSRQKMAKKLEKELENYRPEQKRRELEFSWPEPARAEKTILSVVDLEYAFPDGTGLWPGLTFNIYRGQKIALAGPNGCGKSTLLKVIGGRLEKSGGTVVMGTLVRMGFFSQHQLETLNPSGTVLSEIRRLSDPRTTEEELMSVLGLFLLGQSYFDRVVGELSGGEKSRLILATLFLARCNFLVLDEPTNHLDLESREALVEALQSYEGTILMVAHDRHLLSSVADEIWALSPGGITVYEGGFEEYDAARRQQGDTGSLASGAGEPRRETASLSRDDMKRIKREQAEQRNALYKELKPRQDAYAKLEKQLETSLAEQAEVEQTLADPAVYADSVRTTELLKRFGELQREGEELFEKMSELEAVIADLETRRAALTVEGV